The Pelecanus crispus isolate bPelCri1 chromosome 7, bPelCri1.pri, whole genome shotgun sequence genome includes a window with the following:
- the SH3GL3 gene encoding endophilin-A3, translating to MLNTMSKIRGQVKTTGYPQTEGLLGDCMIRYGRELGDDSMFGLALLDAGESMKQMAEVKDSLDINVKQNFIDPLQLLQDKDLKEIGHHLKKLEGRRLDYDYKKKRLGKIPDEEVKQAVEKFEESKELAERSMFNFLENDVEQVSQLAVFVEAALDYHKQSTEILEDLQSKLQNRINVVSSRPKREFKPKPVITTTLEVGDNQQHNGIAYSSSIKSSGSSMHMDQPCCQALYDFEPENEGELGFKEGDIITLTNQIDENWYEGMLNGESGFFPINYVEVMVPLPQ from the exons ATGCTGAACACTATGTCAAAGATCAGAGGACAAGTTAAAACCACAGGCTATCCCCAGACAGAGGGACTCCTAGGAGACTGCATGATACGGTATGGCAGAGAGCTTGGCGATGATTCTATGTTTG GCCTTGCACTACTGGATGCTGGTGAGAGCATGAAGCAAATGGCAGAGGTGAAGGACTCGCTTGATATTAATGtcaaacaaaattttattgATCCTCTACAGTTATTGCAGGACAAAGATTTAAAAGAGATTGGG CATCATTTGAAGAAACTAGAAGGACGCCGTTTGGATTATGATTATAAAAAGAAGCGTCTTGGAAAGATACCAGATGAAGAAGTTAAACAAGCAGTAGAAAAATTTGAAGAGTCGAAGGAACTGGCTGAAAGAAGCATGTTCAATTTCTTAGAAAATGAT GTAGAGCAAGTTAGCCAGTTGGCTGTTTTTGTAGAAGCAGCGCTAGATTACCATAAACAATCCACAGAAATTTTGGAGGATCTGCAGAGCAAGCTGCAAAACCG AATAAATGTAGTATCTAGTCGGCCTAAACGTGAATTTAAGCCAAAGCCTGTAATAACTACAACTCTGGAAGTTGGTGATAATCAGCAGCACAATGGGATTGCCTATAGTTCTTCCATAAAGTCATCAG GTTCTTCAATGCACATGGATCAGCCTTGCTGCCAAGCTCTCTATGACTTTGAGCCAGAAAATGAAGGCGAGCTTGGGTTTAAGGAAGGGGACATCATAACTTTGACCAATCAGATTGATGAGAATTGGTATGAGGGGATGTTAAATGGAGAGTCTGGCTTCTTCCCCATTAATTATGTTGAAGTGATGGTTCCCTTGCCTCAGTGA